CCGTGCCGCCCCGTCGAAGGAGACGGTGAACGGGGTCGCCCACCAGGACGTGCCCCCCGTCCCCCAGGTTCATGACCCGGTAGGCGAGGTTGAGGGTGGCCCCGGCGTAGTTTACCTGCCCGTTGAGGTCGGTGTAGCGGAACGCCGGCCCCTCGGAGAGGGCCGCCCGGATCTGGTAGGGCTTCCCCTCGAGCCGCCGGAGCAACTCGAGGGTCATGTCCAGGACGCCCTGGGCGTATGCGCGGCGTGTCGGCAAGTCGGATCGGCCATGGTCCAGGACGATCAGGAGACCGTCCCCGGTGGGGATGAGGTCGGTCCGGAAGGGGCTCTTTCCCTCCGTCCCCAGGTCGCGGAGGAGGGGGGTGTAGTCGTCCAGCAGCGATTCCACCGCGCGCTGGAAATCGATGACCGTCCGGATCTGCTCCACGTCCTGGCGGCTGGAGAACTCGACGATGTCCGTGACGAGCGCAGTGATATGGGTTCGCTCGGGGGCCGGGGCGCTCCCCTCCAGATCTTCGAACATGGTGCCCTCCACGGGGGCGGTCGGGGTCGGTCTCCGAGTTCAGGGGAGCCGTGAAGCCGATTCGATGACGATCGGCTCCTGCGGGACGTCCTGGTGGGGGCCCCGGGAACCGGTCTTCACCTTGCGGAGACGGTCCACCACGTCGGTGCCCGCCGTCACCTTGCCGAACACCGCGTAGCCGTAGTTGCGGGGCGAGGGGTCCTTGTAGTCCAGGAAGGCGTTGTCCGCCACGTTGATGAAGAACTGCGCGGTGGCACTGTTGACGTCGGACGTGCGGGCCATGGCCAGGGTGTACTTCGTGTTCTTCAGGCCGTTGTTCGCCTCGTTGCGGATGGGCGGGCGGGTCTTGCGCTGGACCATGTTCCGGTCGAAACCGCCGCCCTGGATCATGAACCCGTCGATGACGCGGTGGAAGATGGTCCCGTCGAAGTGTCCGTCGTCGACGTACTGCAGGAAGTTCTCCACGGTGAGGGGGGCCTTGTCGGCGAAGAGTTCGATCTCGATGTCACCGGACGTGGTCCGGAGCATGACGCGGGGGTTGTTGCTCATCATGTGCTCCTTTTCGGGTCTGTTTAGTAAGCCTGCAGTTGAAGGCTGCAGGCTATGGGCTGTAGGCTGCAGGTTCAGAGGGTTACTTCCCTGTTCCTGCGGAAGATGAAAACCGGATCGATCGGATCGGTCGGATCGGTCGGATCCGACCGATCGGTCCGATCAAGCTGCTGCCGGACATCCCGTTGGCCGGAAGCGCCGTTGCCGCCGCCCCCGGAGCTCACGCTCCCCCGACTCTCGGGTCAACCCGGCTCTGGCGGCAGCCTGGAGCCTGAATACCGGCCGATGGCGGTGGCGATACCGGCTGCGATGGCGATATCGATTGCGACGGCGATGCCGATGCCGATTGCGATTGCGTCGGCGATACCGATGCCGATTGCGATTGCGATACCGATACCGATACCGATACCGACCCCGATACCGACCCCGATACCGACCCCGATGGGAAACCCTCCGGACCTACAGCCTACAGCCTAAACACCTACAGCCTAACACCTACAGCCTTTACGTCACCCTCACCAGCAGCGCCTTGAGATACTCCGTCTCCGGGTGGAAGACGTTCACGGGGTGGTCCATGGGCTGGGCGAGTTTCCGGAGGATCTGCACGTTGCGCCCGGCATCCACGGCGGCGGCGAAGACGATCTTCTGAAAGGTGGCCGCGTCCACGTGGGCCGAGCACGAGCAGGTCAGCAGCCAGCCTCCCGGGTTGAGCGTCTTCATGGCGTGGAGGTTGACGTCCTTGTAGCCGTGAAAGGCCGCCTGGGCGGCGCTCTGGCGCTTGGCGAAGGCCGGCGGGTCCAGGACCACGAGGTCGTACTTCTCCCCCGGTTTTCGGAGCAGTTCCATCACGTTGGCCCGCACGAAGCCGTGCTTGCCGTCGTCGAGGCCGTTCAGCCGGAAGTTGGCGCGGGCCGCCTCCAGCGCCGGGGCCGAGGTGTCCACGGTCACCGTGCGGGTGGCGCCCCCGAGGGCGGCGGCCACGGAGAAGGCCCCCGTGTACCCGAAGCAGTTCAGCACCGTGCGGTCCCGGGCGACGTCGCGGACCAGACGGCGGTTGTCGCGCTGGTCCAGGAAGAAACCGGTCTTCTGGCCACCGGCAACGTCCACCGTGAAACGGATGCCGTCTTCCTCCACGCCCACGCCCCCGGCGGGAAGCTCGCCCCGGAGCGCCCCCGTGGCCGGCTCGAGACCCTCCTCGGCCCGGGAAGGCCCCTCGCTCCGCTCGTAGATGAACGCCGGCTTCATCATGACGGAAACGATCTCGGCCAGGTCCTGGCGGAAGGGCTCCAGCCCGAGCGCCTGAAGCTGGATCACGATGCCGCCGTCGTAGCGGTCGATGACGAGGCCGGGGAGGAAGTCCCCCTCCCCGTGGCAGACGCGGTAGGCGTTGGTGCCGTGGCCGGCGAAGAGCTTCTGTCGGAGGGACCAGGCCCGGAAAATCCTGTCCCAGAAAAAGTTGCTGTCGATGGGGGCGGGGGTGAAAGAGAGGACCCGAACGGCGATGGAGGTCTTCTCGTTGTAGTACCCCGTCCCCATGAACTTGTGGTCCGCGGCGTAGAGGTCCACGATCCCCCCGTGCCGGACGCCGGGGTCCGCCTTGAGGATCGCCCCGGAAAAGACCCAGTGGTGATGGGCCAAAAGCGGTTTTTCCTTGCCGGGCTTGAGGTAGATCTTCGGGTGCATGGTCTCACCGCCGCGGGGGGGCCAGCGCCATGAGGGCCTGGGGGAAGGCGGCCTGCCAGCAGTTGTAGTCGTGCCCCCCCGCGAACTCGTGGTAATCGGCCCGGTATCCTTTGGCCCGCAGGACGTTTCGGAGGTGCCGGGTGGCGCCCAGCACCGTCGGGTCGTCCTCCCGGAGCCGCCAGCGGTCCAGCCGGCCCGCCTCCAGCCGGAAACGGACCGGGAGCCGGTCCGCCATGGCCAGCAGTTGGGCAAGCCACTCGTGGTCCCGGGGGTACTCGGGGCTCCACCAGAAGGACCCGGACTGGGCCAGGACGTTCCCGAAAACCGTGGGGTAGGTGACGGCGGTGAAGGCCGCGGCAAGCCCCCCGTGACTGGGCCCGCAGAGGATGTTGCCCGAGGGGTCGCCCCCGGCCCGGTACCGGTTGGCCGCCCACGGGAACAGTTCCATCGCGAGGAAGTCGGCGAAGGGTACGTGGCACGCGAACTCCCGGTTCCGCGTGGCCTGGTCCAGGGCGTCCACGAAGAGCGTCACCAGGGGGCGGACCTTTCCCCCGGCGAAAAGGTTGTCCAGGATCGTGGGGGCGGCCAGGGCGGAGACGTAGGTCATGCCGTCCAAAACCACCAGCAGGCCCGGGGGGTCCCCGTCCGGGCGCAACCCGGGCGGGAGGTGGGCCCAAACCCGGCGCTCGTTCCCCAGTCGCTCCGAGTGGACACGGTGCAGCTCGAGGGCCCCCGTTGCAGCCGGGGGGGGCGTCGCGGCCCAGAGGAGCGGGGGGGCCTGGGGGAGTTCGATCACCGAGAGAATTCTCCCTGCGAAGCCCGACTCGGTGTCCGCCGGGAAGATCATCTTCCGGGGGTTGAGGGGGTCGAAATCCCAGGTGGAGGTCCGGGTGCGGAGGTCCTCCACGTGGAGCATGGGGACAAGGGGGTCGTTCGGCGACAGTTGGTAGGTGGCCCGCGCGTCGGCCGGGAGGCGCCAGGTGCGGTACCAGACGTCCGTGTCGGGCAGGTTGCGCATCTGGCCGCACACCGGGTCGTGACCCGTGAAGGAGGAGGCTACCACGACGTTGCGGGTCCCGGGCTTGCCGCGGTGGAGGAAGGTGACCCAGTGGTGGTCGCAGTCACCGGGGATGGACTCGATCAGGGGCGTGCCCGACGACGCCACTTTCTCCCAGAAATCGGCGAGTGCGCCGGGCTTGCCCTGCTTGAGCTGCGCAACCAGCCTTGACAGGCGCTGGCTGATGAGGTGGTCCCGAGGTTCCATGAGCGGCTCCCGTGCCGGTCTCTTTAGCCCACATTCTACCGCAAATTGATCAGTCTCAACCCCATGAAAATGCAGCCCGGAGAAAAATGACGCCCCCGCAAAAAGTCATTTATGCCCGCGAATCACGCGAATGAACGCGAATCAGAAATCAACAATCAATAGATATTATTCGTGTTATAAATTCGCGTATATTCGGGTTATTCGCGGAAAGTCTCCCTTTCGCGACTTTTTGCGGGGTCATCAAAAGTCGCCAGTTGGAGATTCCCCGCGAATAGCGCCGATTGACACGAGGAACGAATACAAAAAGGCTTGCAGCGACCGCGCAGAAAGGCTAACCTTTGCCCTTCGAATTGACCCTGGAGGGACCCCGGATGAAGAAAATCGAGATTCGCGACCGCCGGGCGGTGACGCAGTTGATCAACCGGCAGAAGGAAAGCAATTACGCGGGCTGGATCCGCGGGCTGTCGGCGTTCAACAACGGGCTGGTGGAGGCGCTCACCCTGGAGCGGGACCGGGTCACTTTCCTGGTGACGGACCGGTTCAGGGACTTCCGGCCCGTCCTGGACCTCTCGGACCCCGGCGCCCCCCGCCACGCCTGTGACTGCGGTTCCTACCTGAAGTGCTGCCACCACGTCGTGGCCGCCTTCATTCACCTCGAGCGGCTTGCCGCGGATGCCCCCCCGGCCGCCGACGCCGTGGCGCCGTACACCCGGGGGGAAATGCTCGAGCGCGTCCTGGAGGAACGGCGGGAGCGGGCCCGGACGGAGCCCTTCCGCCTTCAGGAAGGCCCCAGCATCTACGGCCCGCACGAGGTGGTCACGGGCCGGCACAAGCGATACGAGATCACCATCCGCGACTTCGACCGGATGCAGTGGTACTGTTCGTGCCCC
The Acidobacteriota bacterium DNA segment above includes these coding regions:
- a CDS encoding peptidyl-prolyl cis-trans isomerase yields the protein MSNNPRVMLRTTSGDIEIELFADKAPLTVENFLQYVDDGHFDGTIFHRVIDGFMIQGGGFDRNMVQRKTRPPIRNEANNGLKNTKYTLAMARTSDVNSATAQFFINVADNAFLDYKDPSPRNYGYAVFGKVTAGTDVVDRLRKVKTGSRGPHQDVPQEPIVIESASRLP
- a CDS encoding class I SAM-dependent rRNA methyltransferase — protein: MHPKIYLKPGKEKPLLAHHHWVFSGAILKADPGVRHGGIVDLYAADHKFMGTGYYNEKTSIAVRVLSFTPAPIDSNFFWDRIFRAWSLRQKLFAGHGTNAYRVCHGEGDFLPGLVIDRYDGGIVIQLQALGLEPFRQDLAEIVSVMMKPAFIYERSEGPSRAEEGLEPATGALRGELPAGGVGVEEDGIRFTVDVAGGQKTGFFLDQRDNRRLVRDVARDRTVLNCFGYTGAFSVAAALGGATRTVTVDTSAPALEAARANFRLNGLDDGKHGFVRANVMELLRKPGEKYDLVVLDPPAFAKRQSAAQAAFHGYKDVNLHAMKTLNPGGWLLTCSCSAHVDAATFQKIVFAAAVDAGRNVQILRKLAQPMDHPVNVFHPETEYLKALLVRVT
- a CDS encoding DUF3327 domain-containing protein, which encodes MEPRDHLISQRLSRLVAQLKQGKPGALADFWEKVASSGTPLIESIPGDCDHHWVTFLHRGKPGTRNVVVASSFTGHDPVCGQMRNLPDTDVWYRTWRLPADARATYQLSPNDPLVPMLHVEDLRTRTSTWDFDPLNPRKMIFPADTESGFAGRILSVIELPQAPPLLWAATPPPAATGALELHRVHSERLGNERRVWAHLPPGLRPDGDPPGLLVVLDGMTYVSALAAPTILDNLFAGGKVRPLVTLFVDALDQATRNREFACHVPFADFLAMELFPWAANRYRAGGDPSGNILCGPSHGGLAAAFTAVTYPTVFGNVLAQSGSFWWSPEYPRDHEWLAQLLAMADRLPVRFRLEAGRLDRWRLREDDPTVLGATRHLRNVLRAKGYRADYHEFAGGHDYNCWQAAFPQALMALAPPRR